The DNA segment GCTTTACTACGTAAAGTCGTCACATGCAGTTGAAATGCAATCGAttatacggaatgaataaaaaaaattataaaatttttttttatattcaaagagacctacataaattataaaaagttataaaaataattttttttttatataggtctcgtattaatttttttttacagtcaACTGCACACTAACTGCAtctcccgactgcaaaaagtatttctcaaataATTTTACCATACAAGTAGAGATGAGATGCAACTATCTCATTCCCAAATCCAAATCATTTAATTGGATAGTAAAATACCAAAATCTATTGCATGTATGTGAAATTTTCActtctcaaataaatattttatttcagtaAAAACATCAAAGCTCCATTTCGATGTTGAGACATTCTCAACCCATTTCAGATTTTTATCTcacacttttaaattttaaatttttagctTTCTAACTTTttgatctaattattatttaattattataattttttaaacttataaataaatataaaaaataatttaattttttcaaatcttaaaataaaaactatattaaaaaaattatattttaacaatattttaactttataagttttttattcaatttttttctctcatttcctaaaatctcataaaacatcttcacataaatcatttcactattatttataaatttttcatctcttatcatctcaacatctaaatatgCCTTAAGAGGCCTTAAGAAATATGCCTTAAGAGGTCTTAAGGCATATTTGGATAAGGAGatgatataataattttattaaatattgatggaataatttaagttaagataatttttttttttagttttgaaaaatgagagataaaaaaattataaaattaaaagaattgcttaaatataaattttaatattattttattttaaaattttgtagtattttttatatttggtatgaaagtttgaaaaaattaaaaaaatattttatatctagGTGATGtctaaaaaattttgagatcacATGATCTCAATTCCACTTTCGGGTATATTAAACACAAGTCCCTTACGAATTAATTTGTAGTACCCTGCAATGAGATCATGCATCGATCAtccaaaagagaggaaaaacaatAAAGCAAGTACCGTCAAAGAAAACGAACACGAACACGAACAGGGCAGGACATGATCAAACCAAAATACTCTTTCTTTAGTCATGCCGACCATGATGTTCTTgccaaaaactaaaaacatgATATATGTGTCAGCCGCTAAGGGATCGATGCACGAGTGAGAAGgggtgaagaaaatagagtgaTGATGACGACAATGCTTTGTCTTCAACATTAAGCAAACTTAGATGGTCATCACCATGCCATAAGGATCACTAGGTCCCATATGTTTCACTCTTTTGACTTTTCCAATACATATACATCCCTGTAATGTGCTGTGTCGGCGTCGGCCGGGGAGTTGCTAGCTGTTGGTGTTTTAAGAGTCGTCATCATGAAATTAATGATgttaattacatataaaatgtTTTCAAGTTTCAAGTGGGATACACTGCTCAAAGTAGCACTAATATTGAGAGAGTTGACTCTCCCActgtaaattattattttttttttaatttgtattatattgcATGTATAGATATCTTGTATTCCTTCCAAGAGCTTCAGCGTAGTTTAATCAGtactaataaatatttttaatttgattttacaTTAAGAGCAATGATATTTATATTCAtaaagtgtagaagtgtcatatattctttttgaaaaattaatttttttaatagtaatttctattttttttaaatgaatatactGCACTTGCGTACTATATGATTATATCAACATTattctttatcatcaaaataaattatttatatttctctccaaattatcaatttttttttttatataaaagtctTATATCACGCATATTCATATAATCAacatgtgatttatcatttttatctttttattttaatgtttaaatgtgtgtgtttaaatagaaggttaaaaattacaaatcatatgttaatttcatatattaattaagtgtGTTAAAAAACTTCGGCAATTTTTACCAATTATCGAAGAGATGCCACTTGAGCTAGCAGATAATAGGACAAATACACACATGCGTGTGGACCTCTTGGTCATGTTCCATCCCTGCTTTCAGCACTTTACTGCACCGGCATAAACTTGACAAAAAGACAATGCCCACAATAGCTTTCATCATATGCAACACACATACAAAACAGATGAATTTATCGAAAGGGTCGATCGACTTCACGATGAGTATAGACATGTACCCATCCAAGGAGACGGAAAAAAATGCCCAACTTGAATTAAAGAACACAACTTAACAGACCTCATGATGATTCTAATGCATGGCGTTCACCATCTTTTGACGCCGTCTAATTCAATCCACGTTGAATCCTTAGATACTTAAATTATTGAAACCCAAAACTCTCAAATCATAGTAAATATAAGacatcagaaaacaaaaacaaaaacaactcaGAAAACGTGGGAGTGTATAATTGGGTAGCTCAACAACCTCTAGGCTCTAACCCTCGTTCCAGGGCACACAGAACTGTGTAAATAATTGATTAATGGgtcaataattgtataaaaacAAGATATAAAAAACTCCAATAATCAATACTAGAGCTATCTATTCCTCTGTGCATGTGGTCCTGTGCCTTAGCTTCCTCCCACATGGGTTTCAGTACATTTCACTCCTATTCCATACATCACATGAAAAAACAGCAAATATCGTATATACTATAAAGATCTCGACATCACAAACACAGAAACAATAAGATAAAACACTGTAACTCTCTTAGACTCTTACTAAATAATGCAGATAAACACTGCATGCTTCCTACTTATATTAACATTTTACAATGGCTTATGAAAGTCTTGACACAGTTGTCCACTTGTCCTCACAtaccatttaaaaaataaaagagcaggaaaaaaaagattattgaCTGGAAGGGAAACAAGTTCATCGGGAACGGGGATGAATCAGATCGTAGGAGTTTCTGCTTGATCTTGGAAGATAGACTATTGACTTTGATACTGCGCAAGTTCTCTTGCAAGAAGCATAAAGATTGACAATCCCAAAACGATCACTCAAGCTCCTAGATACCTTATTAGCTGCATTCCAAATGCTGCTACTGTTTGATGATTCTTTATCATCAATATCCTTGGAGCACTCCACCATTGCAGCAAAGAATGGATCCCTTTGGAAAATCTGTCTATTAGAATTCTTCTTCCGATCCCCAACATCTTCGGAGCTGAATCTCTTTGAGGTTGAATTGGTCGGTGGTGGCAATGGCAGAAGCTTGAACGAGGGTCCCCTTTTCATGGAGACTTGTTTCTTGGGAATTCCTGGTAGTTTTTCCCAAGAAAATGGGACGCCGGAATATCTTAGGGGAGTGGCTGGGTTGAGCGGGGAATCATCAAGAAAGTAAGAAGAagcaaaggaagaagaagatggtgaAGGTCGtgatgatgaggaggaggaagatgaCGGAGTCCGGCGAGAGGATGGGTATTTTGTGGCCGGAAATGTGGTGTCACTCTCTTTACTGACAAGTTGGGAACTGTTACTCAGAGTTGCTAAGGAATCCATGATCACTTTCTGGCTAGCAAAAGAGAAGAAGACTTTGCTTCGTAAAGttacctttcttttttcttctccgtCTTCTTTGCCTCTATATATAGAGATGTATCACTCATTGCTAATGATCTTTGGACGTTagtagtgaaaaatgaaaatgtaatTTACTAAACGACCCTGCTCATTGATGTCAaggagggagggggaggggagAAATAACTGGGGATTGAAGGGACATTGTCCTAGTAGTGGAGGTCTTCTGCACGTTATGATTGTAAATAAGTAACTGGGTCATTCATTACACGTGTAGACAATATAATATACGGAGATAAAGTCATTCTCTTCTCTAAGACAATATAATGAGGCGCGAGAAATAAGAGCTTAATTTAATCAAtacaatatataagaaaaaattaaaaaaaaaaaaaaattatagacaCGTGTCCATATTTCTTGGCCTAGCTGGAAAAGAGATCGACATAAAGAATATTTGAATATCGTCAAAAGTTGGATTGGAATCTACTGCCAATGAATGAGCATTCCAGTCTATTGTTTTGAAAGCTTTTTAACAGAGTTCACATTGGTGTGGACAAAAGTTTAGATAATTTTTAGCTAATACGTCACTTTTTGTATTTTGACTATCTTACTCAAAACTTAACCACACATTAAATTCGTTATTTAactctttataataataaatattatatattatttattttttaatcttttttttaatacttgtaTTTTTAGATCTAATGATGATAGTTTATTCTTTAATCTAATCGTGTGGGGATTTTTCCTCTCAATCCAAAGGCCCAATATGCAGGCTTAAATACAAATGGGGCTTAG comes from the Carya illinoinensis cultivar Pawnee chromosome 8, C.illinoinensisPawnee_v1, whole genome shotgun sequence genome and includes:
- the LOC122319043 gene encoding uncharacterized protein LOC122319043; translation: MDSLATLSNSSQLVSKESDTTFPATKYPSSRRTPSSSSSSSSRPSPSSSSFASSYFLDDSPLNPATPLRYSGVPFSWEKLPGIPKKQVSMKRGPSFKLLPLPPPTNSTSKRFSSEDVGDRKKNSNRQIFQRDPFFAAMVECSKDIDDKESSNSSSIWNAANKVSRSLSDRFGIVNLYASCKRTCAVSKSIVYLPRSSRNSYDLIHPRSR